Proteins encoded together in one Zerene cesonia ecotype Mississippi chromosome 22, Zerene_cesonia_1.1, whole genome shotgun sequence window:
- the LOC119836107 gene encoding Golgi pH regulator, with amino-acid sequence MTFLEDTLIVLISQTIFFIGGWIFFVKQLFRDYEVHHTLVQLIFSVTFALSCTMFELIIFEIIGYLDSRSRYFHWNLGLYSLLFMVIALIPFYIAYFCISNIQFLSRSHIRPLTMFVWFVYLYFFWKIGDPFPILSPKQGIFSIEQGVSRIGVIGVTVMALLSGFGAVNYPYTSMAIFIRPVTQSDVLSIEKKLLQTMDMILVKKKRIALAESNSVGARQNYSMMDQASVKNRGFWTNILSSVGSIANPLGHGNENISQLKQEISGLEELSRQLFLEAHDARTMREKIEWSKTFQGKYFNCLGYFFSLYCVWKIFISTINIVFDRVGKKDPVTRGLELVVHWLGWNIDLAFWSQHVSFILVGCIVLTSIRGLLLTLTKFFYKISSSKSSNIIVLILAQIMGMYFCSSVLLMRMNMPPEYRIIITQVLGDLQFNFYHRWFDVIFLVSALTSIFTLYLAHKQPSVN; translated from the exons atgacTTTTTTAGAAGACAcgttaattgtattaatatctcaa ACAATATTCTTCATAGGAGGCTGGATATTCTTTGTGAAGCAGCTTTTCCGAGACTATGAAGTTCATCACACGCTGGTGCAGCTCATATTCTCCGTCACATTTGCACTGAGTTGCACCATGTTTGAACTGATTATATTTGAGATTATCGGCTATTTGGATTCAAG GTCAAGATATTTCCACTGGAACCTGGGCCTCTACTCTCTCCTGTTCATGGTGATTGCATTGATCCCCTTCTACATTGCATACTTTTGCATCAGTAATATACAGTTCT tatcaAGATCACACATCAGACCGCTGACCATGTTCGTGTGGTTTGTGTATCTTTACTTCTTTTGGAAGATTGGCGACCCGTTCCCCATACTGAGTCCGAAACAG GGCATATTTTCGATAGAGCAAGGTGTGTCCCGCATTGGAGTTATCGGCGTCACAGTTATGGCGTTACTATCAGGTTTTGGTGCAGTCAACTATCCATACACATCTATGGCTATATTCATAAg GCCAGTCACACAGTCGGACGTGCTGTCGATCGAGAAGAAACTCCTGCAGACGATGGACATGATACTCGTGAAAAAGAAGAGGATAGCGCTAGCGGAGTCGAACAGCGTGGGAGCGAGACAGAACTATAGCATGATGGATCAGGCGTCGGTGAAGAATCGGGGCTTCTGGACGAACATACTGTCCAGTGTCGGCAGCATCGCCAACCCCCTGGGCCACGGGAATGAga ATATAAGTCAGCTCAAACAGGAAATATCAGGTCTAGAAGAATTAAGCAGACAGCTGTTTCTAGAAGCGCACGACGCTCGAACAATGAGAGAGAAAATTGAATGGTCGAAAACGTTTCAAgggaaatatttcaattgccTGGgctatttcttttctttgtaCTGCGTTTGGAAGATATTTATC TCAACAATTAATATAGTGTTCGACCGCGTAGGCAAGAAGGATCCAGTCACGCGCGGCTTAGAGCTTGTAGTGCATTGGCTGGGCTGGAATATAGATCTAGCCTTTTGGTCCCAACACGTCTCCTTTATATTGGTCGGCTGTATTGTGCTTACCAGCATTCGGGGACTATTGCTAACTTTGACTAAG TTCTTCTACAAAATATCATCGTCGAAATCGTCGAATATCATAGTGCTAATACTCGCCCAGATAATGGGCATGTATTTCTGTTCGTCCGTGCTCCTCATGCGCATGAACATGCCGCCAGAGTACAGAATTATCATCACTCAAGTGTTGGGCGACCTGCAGTTCAACTTTTATCATCGATGGTTCGACGTCATATTCTTAGTTAGTGCTTTGACGAGTATATTTACACTGTACCTCGCGCATAAACAACCGTCTGTTAATTGa
- the LOC119836121 gene encoding zinc finger protein 177-like, giving the protein MVSWANVIYNIINGKQELCSLCFEIVDNSQINLQDEIILNNKDTEIAMKLYDILSVVLNGETCNRMSLKSAICKSCARLAVNSYKFIMMSKENCLTYNNILDSLTNCLNSLDSNVDANTLYVTLDTKCFTTEQYYDKKQANSATSALKIFESMIENPAHVKSELVPEEFDYDVKVKRKRTRSSIKICTKDMLYDENDKLNMKCKMCLKSYPSLSNLRNHYIRVHAPKNHECSICKRSFGSLSILEAHKSESHVTLMCSECGKTFNNRHTLKMHEIGHTLKIVCKDCGRVYKSQTTYKKHLVLNICSQKTRASPSDAKFTCDYCNKRYTQKVSLRVHIQYEHGNYKAHECKWCKKKFWAPSRLKAHIVKHTQEKKFPCSICGGKFVTKESLLYHTRIHTGEKPYKCDFCDQTFISASRKVDHIKRHHTNAIFQCSLCKIKYTTKVCLEKHMKTHIKDEIARPEQKSSELLFKLPIDDDLYLGSEEESYYVS; this is encoded by the exons atggtgTCTTGGGCGAACGTTatctacaatattataaatggcaAACAAGAATTATGCTCATTGTGTTTCGAGATCGTTGATAATAgccaaattaatttacaagacgaaataatattaaataataaagacacAGAAATTGCTATGAAATTGTATGATATATTATCCGTGGTTCTAAATGGAGAG ACCTGCAATAGAATGTCGTTAAAAAGCGCAATCTGCAAGAGTTGTGCGAGATTAGCTGTTAATAGTTACAAGTTTATAATGATGTCAAAAGAAAATTGCCTGACctacaacaatattttagaTAGCTTAACAAATTGCTTGAATAGCTTAGATTCCAATGTGGATGcaaatacattatatgttACACTggatacaaaatgttttacaacTGAACAGTATTATGACAAAAAGCAAGCAAATTCTGCAACATCtgccttaaaaatatttgaatctaTGATTGAAAATCCAGCGCATGTTAAATCAGAACTTGTGCCAGAAGAATTTGATTATGATGTGAAGGTGAAAAGAAAAAGGACTCGttcttcaattaaaatttgtaccaAAGATATGTTGTACGATGAAAATGACAAATTGAAcatgaaatgtaaaatgtgtTTGAAGAGTTATCCATCGTTGTCTAATTTAAGGAATCATTATATAAGAGTTCATGCACCTAAGAATCATGAATGTTCGATTTGCAAGAGAAGTTTTGGTTCTCTGTCCATTTTGGAGGCTCATAAGAGTGAGAGTCATGTCACACTAATGTGTTCTGAATGCGGCAAAACATTCAATAACCGGCACACCTTGAAAATGCATGAAATCGGTCACACATTGAAAATTGTCTGTAAAGACTGTGGAAGAGTCTACAAAAGTCAAACGACATACAAAAAGCACTTAGTTTTAAACATATGTAGTCAGAAAACTAGAGCCTCGCCGTCAGATGCTAAGTTCACTTGCGATTACTGCAATAAGAGGTACACACAGAAGGTGTCCCTACGTGTACATATTCAATATGAACATGGAAATTATAAGGCTCATGAATGCAAGTGgtgtaaaaagaaattttgGGCTCCGAGTAGATTAAAAGCACATATCGTAAAACATACTCAAGAAAAAAAGTTCCCATGTTCCATTTGTGGCGGTAAATTTGTTACGAAAGAGTCTTTATTGTATCACACTCGGATACATACTGGAGAAAAGCCGTATAAGTGTGATTTCTGTGATCAGACCTTCATATCGGCATCAAGAAAAGTAGATCATATTAAGCGTCACCATACAAATGCTATATTTCAATGCAgtttgtgtaaaattaaatatacaactaAAGTATGTTTGGAAAAACATATGAAAACGCACATTAAAGATGAAATTGCTAGACCGGAACAGAAGTCTTCggaactattatttaaattgccaATAGATGATGATTTGTATCTTGGTTCTGAGGAGGAATCGTATTATGTTTCTTAG